One Natrinema longum genomic window carries:
- a CDS encoding threonine aldolase family protein gives MIDLRSDTVTTPDEAMREAAATAEVGDDVYGEDPTVNELEARVADRLGTEAALYVPTGTMANQIAARVHTEQGQEVVADRQSHVVKYELGGLAQHSGLQVRMLDTDRGVPAPEQVATAIVDEDLHRPGTGLLCLENTHNARGGLAIDPGKIDAAATAAHERDVPVHLDGARLFNAATALDVPVTELTAPVDSVMCSLSKGLGAPVGSMLAGSESFIDHARRTRKLFGGGMRQAGIIAGPALEALENVPVLETDHENARLLAEGLDDVDGFEVQEPETNIVLVDVSGTGLEPPAVLESLRDRDVLATPFGPTTIRFCTHRDIAREDVERALERIEAAVA, from the coding sequence ATGATCGACCTGCGTTCGGATACCGTCACCACGCCCGACGAGGCGATGCGCGAGGCAGCGGCCACCGCCGAAGTCGGCGACGACGTCTACGGCGAGGACCCGACCGTGAACGAACTCGAGGCCCGCGTCGCCGACCGACTCGGGACCGAAGCGGCGCTGTACGTCCCCACGGGGACGATGGCGAACCAGATCGCGGCCCGTGTCCACACCGAGCAGGGACAGGAGGTGGTCGCCGACCGGCAGAGCCACGTCGTCAAGTACGAACTCGGCGGGTTGGCGCAGCACTCGGGACTACAGGTGCGAATGCTCGATACCGACCGCGGGGTTCCCGCCCCCGAGCAGGTCGCTACGGCAATAGTCGACGAGGACCTGCACCGGCCCGGCACCGGACTGCTCTGTCTCGAGAACACGCACAACGCCCGCGGCGGACTCGCGATCGACCCCGGTAAAATCGACGCGGCGGCGACGGCGGCTCACGAACGCGACGTCCCGGTCCATCTCGACGGCGCTCGGCTGTTCAACGCCGCGACGGCGCTCGACGTGCCGGTCACCGAACTCACGGCCCCCGTCGACTCGGTCATGTGTTCGCTCTCGAAGGGGCTGGGCGCGCCCGTCGGCTCGATGCTCGCGGGCAGCGAGTCGTTTATCGATCACGCTCGTCGCACGCGAAAGTTGTTCGGCGGCGGCATGCGACAGGCGGGGATCATCGCAGGCCCTGCTCTCGAGGCCCTCGAGAACGTCCCCGTCCTCGAAACGGATCACGAGAACGCGCGCCTCCTGGCCGAGGGACTCGACGACGTCGACGGGTTCGAGGTCCAGGAGCCGGAGACGAATATCGTCCTCGTGGACGTTTCGGGAACGGGACTCGAACCGCCGGCGGTCCTCGAGTCCCTCCGCGACCGAGACGTGCTGGCGACGCCGTTCGGACCGACGACGATCCGCTTCTGTACGCACCGCGATATCGCTCGCGAGGACGTCGAGCGGGCGCTCGAGCGGATCGAAGCGGCCGTCGCCTGA